In the genome of Aureimonas sp. OT7, one region contains:
- a CDS encoding MnhB domain-containing protein: protein MNSLILSALSRILFTIMFGVSLFILYRGHNFPGGGFVGGLIAASGFAVLALANGAESARQALYFHPIALSGCGLVMAVASGLPGLFTDRSFLTHWWLHLGGFHTGTALIFDIGVYLVVIGGVMAMVLRFYEETEV from the coding sequence ATGAACTCGCTCATCCTGTCGGCGCTGTCGCGCATCCTTTTCACCATCATGTTCGGCGTTTCGCTGTTCATTCTCTACCGCGGACACAACTTTCCCGGTGGCGGCTTCGTCGGCGGGTTGATCGCCGCGTCGGGATTTGCCGTGCTGGCGCTGGCCAACGGCGCCGAGTCCGCGCGCCAGGCGCTGTATTTCCATCCCATAGCCCTGTCAGGCTGCGGCCTGGTCATGGCAGTCGCCAGCGGATTGCCAGGCCTCTTCACCGACCGGTCGTTCCTGACGCATTGGTGGCTCCATCTCGGTGGCTTTCATACCGGTACGGCGCTGATCTTCGATATCGGGGTCTATCTCGTCGTCATCGGCGGCGTCATGGCCATGGTTCTGCGCTTTTACGAGGAAACGGAAGTATGA
- a CDS encoding ribonucleoside-diphosphate reductase subunit alpha, whose product MSLSAEFPTVRPASEAQASPLRVVKRNGQSDVFDAGKISIAVTKAFLAVEGREAAGSSRVHDIVDDLTDQVASAVQRRAGRDHVIHIEDVQDQVELALMRGGHHKVARAYVLYREERARARLETQAAPAAPAIVVREPDGGATPLDMDRLAAVVAEAVDGLPGADAALIVRETKRNLYDGISREELSDAPILAARALVETDPDYAFASARLLMDKLRAEALSFVRGVPTNATAADMQDAYTDYFSRYLARGVAEQLIDPELARFDIAVLGASLKPERDRQFQFLGLQTLYDRYLLHSNGTRFELPQAFFMRVAMGLSVRETDREARAIEFYELLSSFRFMASTPTLFNSGTPRPQLSSCFLTTIGDDLSQIFKSVRDNALLAKYSGGLGNDWTPVRGLGAHIRGTNGKSQGVVPFLKVANDTAIAVNQGGKRKGAVCAYLETWHVDIEEFLDLRKNTGDDRRRTHDMNTANWVPDLFMERVEADAEWTLFSPDEVPHLHDLYGADFKAAYEAAERDAAGGRVRVHRKVRAVDLWRRMLTMLFETGHPWITFKDACNIRSPQRHAGTIHSSNLCTEITLNTSADEVAVCNLGSVNLVAHLSDDGLDADRVADTVRTAMRMLDNVIDINFYTIPEARRSNLRHRPVGLGLMGFQDALQALRIPYASKAAVRFADESMELISWHAIAASSDLAAERGRYESYEGSLWSQGILPIDSLGLLGEARGAAFDGSARLDWDALRQRVRAQGMRNSNCMAIAPTATISNICGVSQSIEPTYQNLFVKANMSGDFTVVNPYLVRDLKARGLWDDVMISDLKYYDGSLGPIDRVPDDLRHLYATAFEIESRWLVAAAACRQKWLDQAQSLNLYLANPSGKALDALYRSAWRSGLKTTYYLRTRSASHVEKSTLTRSDGKLNAVAVSAPMACAIDDPDCEACQ is encoded by the coding sequence ATGTCACTTTCCGCAGAATTCCCGACAGTCCGTCCGGCCTCGGAGGCGCAGGCCAGTCCCCTGCGCGTCGTCAAGCGCAACGGCCAGAGCGACGTCTTCGATGCCGGCAAGATCAGCATCGCCGTCACCAAGGCTTTCCTGGCCGTCGAGGGCCGGGAGGCCGCCGGTTCGTCGCGCGTGCACGACATCGTCGACGATCTGACGGATCAGGTTGCCTCGGCCGTGCAGCGCCGCGCCGGCCGTGACCATGTCATCCATATCGAGGACGTGCAGGACCAGGTCGAGCTGGCGCTGATGCGCGGCGGCCATCACAAGGTGGCCCGCGCCTATGTCCTGTACCGGGAGGAGCGCGCCAGGGCGCGGTTGGAAACGCAGGCCGCGCCTGCCGCACCGGCGATCGTGGTGCGCGAGCCGGATGGCGGCGCCACGCCGCTCGACATGGACCGCCTGGCGGCCGTCGTGGCCGAGGCGGTCGATGGGTTGCCCGGTGCGGATGCGGCGCTGATCGTCCGCGAAACCAAACGCAACCTTTACGATGGCATCTCGCGCGAGGAGCTGTCCGACGCCCCGATCCTGGCGGCGCGGGCGCTTGTCGAGACCGATCCGGACTATGCCTTCGCCAGCGCACGCCTGTTGATGGACAAGCTCCGGGCCGAGGCGCTCAGCTTCGTCAGGGGCGTGCCGACCAACGCCACTGCCGCCGACATGCAGGACGCCTATACGGATTACTTTTCGCGCTACCTCGCCCGCGGTGTCGCGGAACAGCTCATCGACCCCGAGCTCGCGCGCTTCGATATCGCCGTTCTCGGTGCGTCCCTGAAGCCGGAACGCGACCGGCAGTTCCAGTTTCTTGGGCTGCAGACCCTGTACGACCGGTATCTCCTGCACAGCAACGGTACCCGCTTCGAGCTGCCGCAGGCCTTCTTCATGCGGGTGGCCATGGGCCTTTCAGTCCGCGAAACGGACCGGGAAGCGCGCGCCATCGAGTTCTACGAGCTTCTGTCCAGCTTCCGCTTCATGGCGTCGACGCCGACGCTGTTCAATTCGGGCACGCCGCGCCCGCAATTGTCGTCCTGTTTCCTCACCACCATCGGTGACGATCTCAGCCAGATCTTCAAGTCGGTGCGGGATAACGCCCTTCTGGCCAAGTATTCCGGCGGCCTCGGCAACGACTGGACGCCGGTGCGGGGTCTTGGTGCGCATATCCGCGGCACCAACGGCAAAAGCCAGGGCGTGGTGCCTTTCCTGAAGGTGGCCAACGATACCGCTATCGCCGTCAACCAGGGCGGCAAGCGCAAGGGCGCGGTCTGCGCCTATCTGGAAACATGGCATGTCGACATCGAGGAATTCCTCGACCTGCGGAAGAACACCGGCGACGACCGCCGCCGGACACACGATATGAATACCGCCAACTGGGTGCCCGACCTGTTCATGGAGCGAGTCGAGGCTGACGCTGAATGGACCTTGTTTTCCCCGGACGAGGTGCCGCACCTGCACGATCTGTACGGCGCGGACTTCAAGGCGGCCTACGAGGCCGCTGAACGGGATGCCGCAGGCGGCCGCGTGCGTGTGCATCGCAAGGTCCGTGCCGTCGATCTGTGGCGGCGGATGCTGACCATGCTGTTCGAGACGGGGCATCCCTGGATCACCTTCAAGGACGCGTGCAACATCCGCTCGCCGCAACGCCATGCCGGTACCATCCATTCGTCCAACCTGTGCACGGAGATTACCCTCAACACATCCGCCGACGAAGTGGCGGTCTGCAACCTCGGCTCGGTCAACCTCGTCGCGCACCTGTCCGACGACGGGCTCGATGCGGACCGTGTCGCCGACACGGTGCGCACGGCGATGCGGATGCTGGACAATGTGATCGACATCAACTTCTACACCATTCCGGAAGCACGCCGCTCGAACCTGCGGCACCGCCCTGTCGGCCTCGGCCTCATGGGTTTCCAGGATGCGTTGCAGGCGTTGCGCATTCCCTATGCCAGCAAGGCGGCGGTGCGGTTTGCCGACGAGAGCATGGAACTGATCTCCTGGCACGCCATCGCCGCCTCCAGCGACCTGGCCGCCGAGCGGGGGCGCTACGAAAGCTACGAGGGCTCGCTCTGGTCGCAGGGCATCCTGCCCATCGACTCGCTCGGCCTTCTCGGCGAGGCGCGCGGCGCGGCCTTCGACGGTTCCGCACGGCTGGACTGGGATGCCCTGCGCCAGAGGGTTCGCGCCCAGGGCATGCGCAACTCCAATTGCATGGCCATCGCGCCCACGGCCACGATTTCCAATATCTGTGGCGTCTCGCAGTCGATCGAGCCGACCTACCAGAACCTGTTCGTCAAGGCGAACATGTCGGGCGATTTCACGGTGGTGAACCCCTATCTCGTCCGCGACCTGAAGGCCCGTGGCCTGTGGGACGACGTCATGATCTCGGACCTGAAATATTACGACGGCTCGCTCGGGCCCATCGACCGCGTGCCAGACGACCTCCGGCACCTGTATGCCACGGCCTTCGAGATCGAAAGCCGTTGGCTCGTGGCGGCCGCGGCCTGCCGCCAGAAATGGCTGGACCAGGCGCAGTCGCTGAACCTCTATCTGGCGAACCCGTCGGGCAAGGCGCTGGATGCCCTCTACCGCTCGGCCTGGAGGTCCGGCCTCAAGACGACCTACTACCTGCGCACACGCTCCGCCAGCCATGTCGAGAAATCGACGCTGACACGCAGCGACGGAAAGCTGAATGCGGTGGCGGTGTCCGCGCCGATGGCCTGCGCCATCGACGATCCGGATTGCGAAGCCTGCCAGTAA
- a CDS encoding ribonucleotide-diphosphate reductase subunit beta, giving the protein MLDLIERTDSATAESATGLGQIDRTGGRVAVDEKRMINARADVNQLLPMKYRWAWEKYLAACNNHWMPTEVSMQADIALWKSADGLTDDERRMIKRNLGFFAASESLVANNIVLAIYRHLTNPECRQYLLRQSFEEAIHTHTFQYIVESLGLDEGELFNMYREVPSITDKAAWALAYTQSLEDPAFRTGTEDNDRALLRDLVAFYVVFEGMWFYTGFAQILSLGRRGKMVGIAEQYQYILRDESLHLNFGVDVINQIKVENPHLWTDSFQEEVRGMIRGGAELEAAYGRDTMPRGMLGLNSGQCESYMRFIANRRCAQLGLEAVFAPTENPFPWMSEAMDLGKEKNFFETRVIEYQNGGALSWD; this is encoded by the coding sequence ATGCTCGACCTTATCGAACGAACGGACTCCGCTACGGCCGAGTCCGCCACCGGCCTTGGCCAGATCGACCGCACGGGTGGCCGTGTCGCCGTCGACGAAAAGCGGATGATCAATGCCCGTGCCGACGTCAACCAGTTGCTGCCGATGAAATACCGGTGGGCCTGGGAGAAGTATCTGGCGGCCTGCAACAACCATTGGATGCCGACGGAAGTGTCCATGCAGGCGGACATCGCGCTATGGAAGTCGGCCGACGGGCTGACCGACGACGAGCGGCGGATGATCAAGCGCAATCTCGGATTTTTCGCCGCATCCGAGTCGCTGGTCGCCAACAACATCGTCCTCGCCATCTATCGCCACCTGACCAATCCGGAATGCCGGCAGTACCTGCTGCGGCAGTCCTTCGAGGAAGCGATCCACACCCATACCTTCCAGTACATCGTCGAAAGCCTCGGCCTCGACGAGGGCGAGTTGTTCAACATGTACCGCGAGGTGCCCTCCATCACCGACAAGGCGGCGTGGGCGCTGGCCTATACGCAGAGCCTCGAGGACCCGGCCTTCCGCACCGGCACCGAGGACAACGACCGCGCCCTGCTGCGCGATCTGGTGGCCTTCTACGTCGTCTTCGAGGGGATGTGGTTCTATACCGGCTTCGCGCAGATCCTGTCGCTGGGGCGCCGGGGCAAGATGGTGGGCATCGCGGAGCAGTATCAATACATCCTGCGCGACGAGAGCCTGCACCTGAATTTCGGTGTCGACGTCATCAACCAGATCAAGGTCGAGAACCCGCATCTCTGGACGGATTCCTTCCAGGAGGAAGTGCGCGGGATGATCCGCGGCGGCGCCGAACTGGAAGCCGCCTACGGCCGCGATACCATGCCGCGCGGCATGCTGGGGCTGAATTCGGGCCAGTGCGAAAGCTACATGCGCTTCATCGCCAATCGGCGCTGCGCGCAATTGGGCCTGGAGGCGGTGTTTGCACCGACCGAAAACCCGTTCCCCTGGATGAGCGAGGCGATGGACCTCGGCAAGGAAAAGAACTTCTTCGAGACCCGCGTCATCGAATACCAGAATGGTGGCGCGCTCAGTTGGGATTGA
- the mbhE gene encoding hydrogen gas-evolving membrane-bound hydrogenase subunit E: MALNLFLLFALAGASFWLLALVPARFGVVAALIPLALFLWSCTYLSGIGSGFEIIETFAWVPSLGVDLAFRLDGFSLLFTLLVTGIGTLVVLYANAYFGDAPARRRAAFIALILLFMGAMLGTVWSDNLIGLYVFWELTSLFSYLIIGFDSSKKDARKAALQSLIVTAGGGLALFGGILLIGLELDTWSLSQIASRGPELAASPLASAILVLVLVGTFTKSAQFPFHFWLPNAMAAPTPASAFLHSATMVKLGVYLLARLDAPLSSMPAFGPLLVFFGALTLLVAGLRASMQGGFKAILAQSTVGSLGLLVLLIGLGGDAASVAVVTFILAHALYKAALFFCAGTAIHATHQPDVLAMHRLGKGLPLTATACLLAAVAIAGLPPLFAFIAKETIFEAMLDDGAGMVLLAAVVAGNAAFVMIGMTAALRPFFMGSGTPSKIHHAESPGLVAGPLILGIAGVILGLFPGFATPLTNAAATAITGAPVDVPLYLWHGLTPMLMLSLVVVALGVALFLAWPLALRTIGHSRFLATLLGDAGYNKVFDGTLALASACTRILQNGDQHRYTAIVVTAVLAIAVSTLALTGSVGQPDLSLDGFRVAPAAVLVLMVAGGVVAAKVRSLMASVVSMGMIGFGSALIFLMNGAPDLALTQFSVEVLLVLILTALLLRMPARTAASRTMAERRLDAVLSIAFAGLVFAGLIAMTGAPLDTTLSQFYGQTSYVEAYGRNVVNVILVDFRALDTMGEIAVICFAAAGVWGMLRVRAGGKRPT; this comes from the coding sequence GTGGCACTGAACTTATTCCTGTTGTTTGCCCTTGCAGGTGCAAGCTTCTGGCTGCTTGCTCTCGTGCCGGCGCGGTTCGGCGTCGTGGCGGCGCTGATTCCGCTCGCGCTCTTCCTTTGGTCTTGCACCTACCTGTCCGGCATCGGCAGCGGCTTCGAGATCATCGAAACGTTCGCCTGGGTGCCGTCGCTGGGTGTCGATCTGGCATTCAGGCTGGACGGATTCTCGCTCTTGTTCACCCTTCTCGTGACCGGTATCGGCACACTGGTCGTCCTCTACGCAAATGCTTATTTCGGCGATGCCCCGGCCAGGCGCCGCGCCGCGTTCATCGCGCTCATACTGCTGTTCATGGGGGCGATGCTTGGGACCGTCTGGTCCGACAATCTCATCGGCCTTTATGTGTTCTGGGAACTGACGAGCCTCTTTTCCTACCTGATCATCGGCTTCGACTCGAGCAAGAAGGATGCGCGCAAGGCGGCGCTGCAATCCCTGATCGTGACGGCCGGCGGCGGGCTCGCGCTGTTCGGCGGCATCCTCCTGATCGGACTCGAACTCGACACTTGGTCGTTGTCGCAGATCGCCTCGCGGGGGCCGGAGCTGGCGGCGTCGCCCCTGGCCTCGGCCATCCTGGTTCTCGTGCTGGTCGGCACCTTCACCAAGTCGGCGCAGTTCCCCTTCCACTTCTGGCTGCCCAACGCCATGGCCGCGCCAACGCCAGCCTCCGCTTTCCTGCACTCGGCCACCATGGTCAAGCTGGGCGTCTATCTGCTGGCGCGGTTGGATGCGCCCTTGTCGTCCATGCCGGCCTTCGGCCCGCTGCTCGTGTTCTTCGGCGCTCTGACGCTTCTCGTCGCCGGCCTGCGCGCATCGATGCAGGGCGGCTTCAAGGCGATCCTTGCGCAATCCACCGTCGGCTCGCTCGGCTTGCTGGTCCTTCTGATCGGCCTTGGAGGCGACGCCGCCAGCGTCGCGGTGGTCACCTTCATCCTCGCCCATGCCCTCTACAAGGCAGCCCTGTTTTTCTGCGCGGGCACCGCCATCCACGCCACGCACCAACCGGACGTACTGGCCATGCACCGGCTGGGCAAGGGCCTGCCGCTGACGGCAACCGCCTGCTTGCTGGCCGCTGTGGCAATAGCCGGTCTGCCGCCGCTGTTCGCCTTCATCGCCAAGGAAACGATCTTCGAGGCGATGCTGGACGATGGCGCCGGTATGGTGCTTCTGGCTGCCGTGGTGGCGGGCAACGCCGCCTTTGTCATGATCGGCATGACGGCTGCCCTGCGCCCGTTCTTCATGGGTTCCGGCACGCCGTCGAAGATCCATCACGCGGAGTCGCCCGGCCTTGTCGCGGGCCCGCTGATACTGGGCATCGCAGGCGTCATATTGGGCCTGTTTCCGGGCTTCGCCACGCCGTTGACCAACGCGGCGGCAACCGCCATCACCGGTGCGCCCGTCGATGTCCCGCTCTATCTTTGGCATGGCCTCACGCCGATGCTGATGCTCAGCCTTGTCGTGGTGGCGCTGGGAGTGGCCCTGTTTCTCGCGTGGCCGCTGGCGCTGCGCACCATCGGCCACAGCCGCTTTCTGGCGACGCTTCTGGGCGATGCCGGCTACAACAAGGTTTTCGACGGTACGCTGGCGCTGGCCAGCGCTTGCACCCGCATCCTCCAGAACGGCGACCAGCATCGCTATACCGCCATCGTCGTGACCGCCGTTCTGGCTATCGCCGTCAGCACGCTTGCGCTCACCGGCTCCGTTGGGCAGCCGGACCTTTCGCTGGATGGGTTTCGTGTCGCACCGGCGGCAGTCCTGGTGTTGATGGTGGCCGGCGGAGTCGTCGCCGCCAAAGTTCGTTCGCTGATGGCGTCGGTCGTGTCCATGGGCATGATCGGCTTCGGATCGGCGCTGATCTTCCTGATGAACGGCGCACCGGACCTCGCTCTCACGCAGTTTTCGGTGGAGGTACTCCTGGTGCTGATCCTGACCGCGCTGCTGCTTCGCATGCCGGCGCGCACGGCCGCCTCCCGCACGATGGCCGAGCGCCGCCTGGACGCGGTCCTGTCCATCGCGTTCGCCGGCCTGGTCTTCGCGGGCCTCATCGCCATGACGGGCGCACCGCTGGACACCACCCTGTCGCAGTTCTACGGGCAAACCTCCTATGTAGAGGCTTATGGCCGCAACGTCGTCAACGTGATCCTGGTCGACTTCCGGGCACTCGACACGATGGGCGAGATCGCCGTCATCTGCTTCGCCGCCGCCGGCGTATGGGGCATGCTGCGCGTTCGTGCGGGTGGAAAGCGTCCCACATGA
- a CDS encoding NADH-quinone oxidoreductase subunit K, with protein MNLTYALAISTLAGCGVYMLLSRHVIRIIIGVAILSAAVNLAILYSGRIASALPPVIPADISELGLDAANPLPQALILTAIVIGFALTAFASALALQLFRSIGTVDTDDLTDAEGLGNPFADKGNRT; from the coding sequence ATGAACCTCACTTACGCCCTGGCGATTTCCACGCTGGCAGGCTGCGGGGTGTACATGCTCTTGTCGCGCCATGTCATCCGCATCATCATCGGCGTCGCAATCCTGTCGGCGGCGGTCAATCTCGCGATCCTTTACAGCGGACGCATAGCCAGCGCCCTGCCGCCCGTCATTCCGGCCGACATCTCCGAACTCGGGCTCGACGCTGCCAATCCCCTGCCGCAAGCGCTAATCCTGACGGCCATCGTCATCGGCTTCGCCCTGACGGCCTTTGCCTCGGCATTGGCGTTGCAACTTTTCCGGTCCATCGGGACGGTCGATACCGACGATCTCACCGACGCGGAAGGCCTCGGCAATCCCTTTGCAG
- a CDS encoding lysophospholipid acyltransferase family protein, with protein sequence MIGALVVGLARFLVGGRPEWVGSLPSGRSRIYFANHGSHLDTVLLWAAIPEHYRPRTHPVAAADYWGRNRLTRFISLGVLGSVLVDRRGGADVLAPLEAELAKGDSLILFPEGTRGAERLPGPFKSGLYRLAQAYPEAELIPVYLENLSRAFPRGAFLPVPISCRVRFGAPLDRIANEDKDAFLERARGAVVALAEDR encoded by the coding sequence GTGATCGGGGCCCTCGTCGTCGGACTGGCGCGCTTTCTGGTGGGCGGGCGGCCGGAATGGGTGGGCTCCCTGCCATCGGGCCGCTCGCGCATCTACTTCGCGAACCATGGCAGCCATCTCGATACGGTGCTTCTATGGGCGGCTATCCCGGAACACTACCGGCCGCGTACCCATCCTGTCGCGGCGGCCGATTACTGGGGGCGTAATCGCCTGACGCGCTTCATCTCGCTGGGCGTTCTCGGCTCGGTGCTGGTGGACAGGCGTGGGGGTGCCGATGTCCTGGCTCCGCTGGAGGCGGAACTTGCCAAAGGCGACTCGCTCATTCTCTTTCCAGAGGGGACGCGCGGTGCGGAACGCCTGCCCGGACCGTTCAAAAGCGGCCTTTACCGACTGGCACAGGCTTATCCGGAGGCGGAACTGATACCCGTCTATCTGGAGAACCTCTCCCGCGCCTTTCCGCGCGGCGCGTTCCTGCCGGTCCCCATCTCATGCCGGGTCCGGTTCGGCGCACCGCTGGACCGCATCGCCAACGAAGACAAGGACGCGTTCCTGGAACGTGCACGCGGCGCCGTCGTGGCGCTGGCGGAGGACAGGTGA
- a CDS encoding catalase family protein, translating to MALSPPVAYRDDVEDILEGEDETVASINKTFDHVLETTATDYGRAVRAVHAKSHGIIGGRMTVPGGLAPELAQGLFSTSGTYPVLMRLSTNAGDILDDAISLPRGLALKVVGVKGERLPGAEGETQDFVMVNGKVFQAKTASQFLRSLKGLALTTDRLDGTKKTVSAILRGVSAALKAVGVGSSAIDSLGGAPNVDPLGETYYSVTPFRYGDYIAKFSLAPVSDDLLELKGNIIDTDARPDAIRETVQADMMTRAPVWEFRVQLCRDLEKQPVEDPTKAWAEDDAPFVTVARIEAGPQDTWSDEKVASVDSGMRFSVWTGLSAHRPLGNINRARRDTYRHSSDFRQKYNRCPIHEPAQA from the coding sequence ATGGCCCTTTCTCCGCCCGTCGCATACCGGGACGATGTCGAGGACATCCTCGAGGGAGAGGATGAGACGGTCGCATCCATCAACAAAACATTCGATCATGTTCTGGAGACCACGGCGACCGACTATGGACGCGCGGTCCGTGCGGTGCATGCTAAATCCCATGGCATCATCGGAGGGCGGATGACCGTGCCGGGTGGCCTGGCGCCGGAGCTGGCGCAGGGGCTTTTCTCCACATCCGGGACGTATCCTGTTCTCATGCGGCTATCCACCAATGCCGGCGACATACTGGACGACGCCATCTCCCTGCCGCGGGGTCTGGCGTTGAAGGTCGTCGGTGTGAAGGGCGAGCGCCTGCCGGGTGCGGAAGGCGAGACGCAGGATTTCGTCATGGTCAACGGCAAGGTCTTCCAGGCGAAGACCGCCAGCCAGTTCCTTCGCAGCCTGAAGGGGCTTGCCCTGACCACCGACAGGCTGGACGGCACCAAGAAGACCGTGTCCGCGATATTGCGCGGCGTCAGCGCCGCATTGAAAGCCGTGGGTGTGGGGAGCTCGGCGATCGATTCGCTGGGCGGTGCGCCGAATGTCGACCCCCTAGGGGAGACTTACTACAGCGTCACGCCGTTCCGATATGGCGACTACATCGCCAAGTTCAGCCTTGCGCCGGTTTCCGACGACCTTCTGGAGCTGAAGGGAAACATAATCGACACGGACGCTCGGCCAGACGCCATCCGGGAGACCGTTCAGGCGGATATGATGACGCGCGCGCCTGTGTGGGAGTTTCGGGTGCAGCTTTGCCGCGACCTCGAAAAACAGCCGGTCGAGGATCCGACAAAGGCGTGGGCGGAGGACGACGCCCCCTTCGTCACGGTCGCCCGGATAGAGGCAGGTCCGCAGGACACCTGGTCGGACGAAAAGGTGGCCTCGGTGGATTCCGGGATGCGCTTCAGCGTGTGGACGGGCCTGTCCGCCCACCGGCCCCTTGGCAATATCAACCGCGCGAGACGGGATACGTATCGCCATTCGTCGGATTTCCGCCAGAAATACAATCGCTGCCCCATCCACGAGCCGGCGCAGGCATAG
- a CDS encoding CDP-alcohol phosphatidyltransferase family protein — protein MIDDSGDRRPLASRQTAWAGSLARLLLKTPVTPNTISVAGMGFALIGGVALSLAPLHAWLFLLAALMVQLRLLCNLMDGMVAVEGGRHSPSGALYNEAPDRLEDAAFLIGCGYAALMPELGYLAALGAVGTAYIRAFGASLGFGQDYRGPMAKQHRMAALTAGCVIGFFEISFAGTLYAVQIALVVILFGTAVTCIRRLHRISALLHEQPR, from the coding sequence ATGATTGACGATTCCGGCGACAGGCGGCCGCTGGCTTCACGGCAGACGGCATGGGCCGGTTCGCTCGCCCGGCTGCTTCTGAAGACACCGGTCACGCCGAATACGATCTCCGTGGCAGGAATGGGCTTCGCGCTGATCGGCGGTGTCGCCCTGTCGCTTGCACCGCTGCATGCCTGGCTGTTCCTGCTGGCTGCCTTGATGGTCCAGTTGCGCCTGCTCTGCAATCTCATGGACGGCATGGTGGCGGTAGAGGGCGGCCGGCACTCTCCGTCCGGGGCCCTCTACAATGAGGCACCGGACAGGCTGGAGGATGCCGCATTCCTGATCGGCTGCGGCTATGCGGCGCTAATGCCGGAGCTCGGCTACCTCGCAGCACTGGGCGCGGTCGGCACGGCCTATATCCGGGCCTTCGGAGCCTCGCTCGGTTTCGGGCAGGACTATCGTGGACCGATGGCCAAGCAGCATCGCATGGCCGCGCTGACGGCTGGATGCGTCATCGGTTTCTTCGAGATCAGCTTCGCAGGGACCCTTTATGCCGTCCAGATCGCACTCGTGGTGATCCTGTTCGGGACGGCCGTCACCTGTATCCGACGGCTGCACCGGATATCGGCGCTGCTGCACGAGCAGCCACGGTGA
- a CDS encoding phosphatidate cytidylyltransferase — protein sequence MDRTLLWLLCGLVILLAVATVVGRMLARRASGASAIATMDNLNKRIRAWWLMVAVLAIAFFFGKAVTLVLFALTSFYCLREFISLTPTRPADHAALAAAFYVFLPLQYILIGIDWQTLFSIAIPVYAFLALPALAVLRHETDGFLERSAKVQWALMLTVYCISHAPALLLLKIPGFEGRNVLLLFFLIFVVQASDVLQYVFGKLFGRHPIAPVVSPNKTWEGFVGGGATATLLGACLWWATPFTPLQAAGLALAIVLAGFCGGLVLSAVKRSMGAKDWGTMISGHGGALDRMDSVTYAAPLFFHLVNFYFVP from the coding sequence ATGGACAGGACGCTTCTCTGGCTGCTTTGCGGCCTCGTCATCCTCCTGGCGGTGGCAACGGTGGTGGGGCGGATGCTGGCGCGGCGTGCCAGCGGGGCAAGCGCCATCGCCACGATGGACAATCTCAACAAGCGCATCCGCGCCTGGTGGCTGATGGTCGCCGTTCTGGCCATCGCGTTCTTCTTCGGCAAGGCGGTCACGCTGGTGCTGTTCGCGCTGACGTCCTTCTATTGCCTGCGCGAGTTCATCTCGCTCACGCCGACACGGCCGGCCGACCATGCGGCGCTGGCGGCGGCCTTCTACGTGTTCCTGCCGCTGCAATACATCCTGATCGGGATCGACTGGCAGACGCTCTTTTCCATCGCCATTCCGGTCTACGCCTTTCTGGCCCTGCCGGCGCTGGCCGTGCTGCGGCACGAGACGGACGGCTTTCTGGAGCGCAGCGCCAAGGTGCAATGGGCCCTGATGCTGACCGTCTATTGCATCAGCCATGCGCCGGCGCTGCTGTTGCTGAAGATTCCCGGGTTCGAAGGGCGCAACGTGCTCCTGCTCTTCTTCCTGATCTTCGTGGTCCAGGCGAGCGACGTGCTGCAATACGTGTTCGGCAAGCTGTTCGGCCGCCATCCGATCGCGCCGGTCGTCAGCCCCAACAAGACCTGGGAAGGCTTTGTCGGGGGCGGTGCCACCGCCACGCTTCTGGGTGCCTGCCTGTGGTGGGCGACGCCGTTCACCCCGCTGCAGGCGGCGGGTCTGGCTCTGGCCATCGTATTGGCCGGCTTCTGCGGCGGGCTGGTGCTGTCGGCCGTCAAGCGGTCCATGGGGGCGAAGGACTGGGGCACGATGATCTCGGGCCATGGCGGGGCGCTGGACCGGATGGACTCCGTAACCTACGCCGCGCCCCTGTTCTTCCATCTCGTCAACTTCTACTTCGTGCCGTAG